The sequence below is a genomic window from Acidobacteriota bacterium.
TGAAAAAGACATTCGGCGGGTTCACGACCTACTACGTGTGGGAAGGCGCGCAGGTGATAGCAGAGTACAGCAACGCACCAGCAGGAACAGGGGGTTCGAGCTACTATCTTGCGGATAGGCTGTCGACCCGAATGACGACTGATACCAATGGAGCCTTCAAAGGCACGCAGGATCATCTTCCGTTCGGAGAGGAGGGTGGCACAAGTGGAACGAGTGAGAAGCATCGCTTCACAAACTATGAAAGGGACAGTGAGAGCGGCACTGACTATTCGGTTAATCGGCAATATCAGATGACAAATGGAAGATTCATGCGCCCTGATCCGCTCAACGGTTCGATTAGCAGCCCACAAAGTTTGAATCGGTACTCGTACGTGAACAATGACCCGACAAATTCAATAGACCCGGTTGGCTTAGCCGCGGAAGCGGTGTGGACGTTATACCGGGGAACATACTTAGGTGTCGGAGGGGGTGGCTTTGGCGGTGGAGCAGACTATGCATTCTGGGGAGACCGGATCGCGGACTTGCCAGGCTTCGGGACAATGTGGGGCAGCCTGAGCGAGTTTTACGAGGGACAGTGGAATGCGAGGCTACAGAACACTTATGACGCGTTAGCGGCAACCTACGCATTGAACCATGGTCATCCCGAAATAGCTGCAGCCCTAATGGCCGCCAACCCAACCCTTGTCCTGGTTAGCACTGGCGTGCTAGGGGTACAGGTAAGAAATAAAGCTTGGGACCTGACGGTTGAAGCGCTAACACCGATTGCTAAGGCGCTCGGAGGTAGAATCTGGGTGGAACCGACTACCAACATTACCTACATAATCGATGTTCATATGAGCTACACCGAGGTAATAGACAAACTGGAGTCTATCGGCTTGAGCTATTTTTGGGATCCCCTGCCGACACACAAAGGCGGAACCGATTATGCAGCAAATAAAGCACCGTGGTCCCATATTACTGTTGGATACCCCTATGGAGAAGTAACGAGATACAGTTTCAACCGGGGTGGGGTGCTTCAATATACGGAGTGGGGATTCAGGCCAGACTTGACGCCGCCGTGGATAACAGCCCACAGAGACCTCACGAATCCCCGAGACCATTGGCGCGATTACATTCCCTGGTACTTTCATCCAAAGCGATAGAGGAAACTCCGAGACTTTAGAGGATCGCAAAAAGAACAAGGAGAGTCTGTAAATGGCCTTTTTAATTCTTTCGAGGTACGCCCGGCTGAGACTGGCAGTTCCATTGTTAATGTTACTTGCTTTCCAGAGTTGCCATGTTCAACCTGAAGTTCGCGTCGAGCCCGCGAACCCGCCGACGTTTACATTCTCTCGCGGAACAGCCGTAGACGGGCTGCTCGTTTACCACCTTAAGGGCGACCAGGCGCATAAGGGTATATTCTTAGATAGGCTCTTGGCGGATAAGGAAAATACTAGTTGGATGATAGAAGGGGAACACGACAATCAAATCCCGATCACCTATGGCGTAGTCCCAATGGGAATGAAAGCGACGATACAGGCGAAACCGCTGATCGAGGGGGAATATTACATGGTTTATGTTACATCCCTGGTGGGTGCAAGGTTTGTCATCAGGGATGGTATGGCAGAGCCGGTAATTCAGCATCAGGAAAAAGGCGCCACGACAGCGCCAGGAACCGATCAAGAAATCAAACAGCGTTAGGAGGGTCAGGCTTGAGTTCGTTGACATTTGATCTGCGACGATAGACTTCCCGGCATCATGACGAAGAGAGTTGAGGTAGCGCGCGTGCGCGGGTCGGAGCCTTCGGAGATGAGATTGCTACGGAACGTGCTTAAGGTGAATGCAAGTGGATGGAATGTCAATGAACTCAAGCCTGACCCCTCCTGATGACCCCTGCAGGTCTTGGAATGACGCCGTTCGA
It includes:
- a CDS encoding RHS repeat-associated core domain-containing protein; this translates as KKTFGGFTTYYVWEGAQVIAEYSNAPAGTGGSSYYLADRLSTRMTTDTNGAFKGTQDHLPFGEEGGTSGTSEKHRFTNYERDSESGTDYSVNRQYQMTNGRFMRPDPLNGSISSPQSLNRYSYVNNDPTNSIDPVGLAAEAVWTLYRGTYLGVGGGGFGGGADYAFWGDRIADLPGFGTMWGSLSEFYEGQWNARLQNTYDALAATYALNHGHPEIAAALMAANPTLVLVSTGVLGVQVRNKAWDLTVEALTPIAKALGGRIWVEPTTNITYIIDVHMSYTEVIDKLESIGLSYFWDPLPTHKGGTDYAANKAPWSHITVGYPYGEVTRYSFNRGGVLQYTEWGFRPDLTPPWITAHRDLTNPRDHWRDYIPWYFHPKR